A stretch of DNA from Lycium ferocissimum isolate CSIRO_LF1 chromosome 4, AGI_CSIRO_Lferr_CH_V1, whole genome shotgun sequence:
TAGTGGCTAAGGGGTTCAAAAATTGCGTTACGTCATTGATAACAAGTGTGacattttagatttttttttttaattcccttGCATAGACTCCTGGGTCTGCTATGAACAGTAGGTAAGGGATGACAAGTCCCAACATTCATATCCCGGGCTTTCACCCCAAGCACGCGCGCGCACAAATAAAACACTTACATGAAAATGGAGAGGAGGAAAAGCAGAATAGGAAGCACTGCATGCAATAGCATCTGAAAATACATTTAACAAAGACAATCAGTACATGCTGATTACCCACTCAAAATGTTTTGTTAAAGTACATCCACTTTTGAAAGTCTCAGATTTTAGCCACCACGAGCTTCTCTCCTCGTAGCATCATGAAGCAGCTCTATGTCGACTCCATCTGGAGGTAACTGGACGTATCTCACCACTGATCCTCTGATGAAGCAGTTCCTCACTGAACGCTGTTACATCAacaggaaaatgaaaaatgttaaTGGTAATACCAAACGGAACATAccacatgaaaagaaaaacattatCTGGAAAAGGAAAATGGAGAAGACAAAAGGAACATGATCCAAGTAAACAAGGAGAAGGTGAGACTGCTAGAAACACCAGTGTCAACCAGTAAACATACGGTATTGCCTTTTTTTCTCCccaaaacttttatttttctggGACTTTGAATGTTTTGTGCACCAGCAAAGGCATATGAATAGCTGCATAAAGGCTACTTTTAGGCCGTAACTGTGGGCTATATACTCTATTTTGCTGATAGTTCAACTTTAGTATAGTTTTTACTTGTATTGATACTGAAAACATAGTCCTTTGCATACTTGGGAGATTGGTCTTACATGGGAATATCCACTGGCAATTGTTGCTCCAGTTATAATTGTGCAGTTAAAAACTAAATGCAAAGATCATCTTGGTCAATGATACTGGAGAGTCAGCTGCAGTACCAACTTGGTactgtttttttaattaaactaccttatcaaaaaaatgaTATGGGAAAGAGCAACATAGACTAACCTTTCCAcatatattttagttatttgcAAGATCACTAACTACAGAAAACCAATATGTTAAGATACTAACTTTCCATAAGAGTGAatcagaagaaagagaaaatacaGTGAGTTATTTGGAATGGGGATCATCATCTCTTACTACATCACAGGCTCATAGCAAATACCAAGTCCTTGTAATAATACAGAAAGCATATGCTAACACATATTGCCTTGACCATTCAATCTAATACTTTTGAGGAATAACACCACATTTGCATGCTAGGTACCCTTCTTaacaaattaatttaataatttaagcCCATTTGATGAACCACCTACTAAAAAGCTCCCACTGAATGGAAATGGCATTAGATTACTGTATCCCAAAACAGCCAATACCGCCCTGGAAATAACTTAAACAGTACCTTCGAATAATAACTAACATATTTAACCATGAATGCTAGATGATCGATACATTGGGAAATTTCGAGAAATAACAATAATCCACTCAAGCTAATACAATCCACTCAGAAACTTGCTACTAGAGATAATGTACTCATTTCAGGTATTTTTGATGAAGAATGTACTCATTTCAGGTATTAGTCTGCAAGATCACGTAACTCAAAGAAAAACCTatataacattaatagttcCCATATCATTTTTGATAACTAGTATTTCTCTTATCTGGCAATAGTTTGATCCAGAGAAATTCTTGACCAATTGCTTGAGAATAGCTGTTTTAGACTCCTATTGCTTATCATTTCTTAGCGTTGCAATTAAAAAGTCCTTAGTGTGCAAAGGTTCAAAGATTCTTTtcttgtttaatatatatggtaACCTACATGGCTACATCTACCTTACCACCTAACCCTGCCTCCCCATGTCATAGTGGCCCTTCCCACTTTACTCCCTTGGTGACTAGGACCCTCAACCTCAAGGATGGAGGCAGCAGGTGCTTTGTAAAgggttcaaaatcatcaaaatcttacaaaataatattcacaaatcCTCATTATTAACCTTTCCCAGTGCACATATCCAACCAACAGTCAATAGCTTGTAAGAAAACTATTGGTTCGTCAGAACTTCAATCACAATATTAGGGAACAGATACCATCCTTCCTCCAAGTGCATACATGCAGAAAATAGAATGGATCTCCACAGTATAATTAGAGCCGAGTTGGATAGCAATtcttgaatatgtgtgtgtatgtgtttgtagagagagagagagagagagagagagagagagaggagcaaGTACCACTTTTCCAAAAGAAATCAACAGTAGAAATAAGAAATAAGTATAGCAAAGATATGGAAGAAAGAGCAGTGAACCCTACAGCATTTCCTAGTTATTAACTTACTTACAATGGTCAGAGGCCAAAGAAAATTCTACCATGCTTGACAATGGCCATCCATCCTAATCAAGAAGCATTACTTTATCCACCCACCAAAACCCGTATAAAGGAAAAAAGGGGTGCAATTACCATGTGAGGGTACTTGTCTTCATCAACGACCCTTGTGTTTTCGAGCTTAATGTTGAGATACTGATCAACTGAATGGAGCGTGCCTCGGATAGCCAAATCATTCTTCAGTTCCACTGTCACTTCTCTGCCCACCATGTCCTTGAAGTATGAGAAAAACAACTGGAAAGGGTGGGACGGGATGGAAGAAAACTTAGTTAGATACAAgtgaaaaatataaaactaagaaaGGGACAGATTTTCATGAAGGAGCCGGAGTTtccaatctacaacaatcagAAGATCCTTTTTTTCCATAGAAGACTTCAAGGGAGATAGAAACTAAAGGGGTTAGACTGAATAGAGAGGAatgaaaagcaaaaagaaaaggacataGTAACATTACCATTTTCTATTTCTATGGGAAGATATCGTCAGTTCGCGTGTCTTTTCCGAGTTCAGCTacccaaaatctgaaatttcATAAAGTTTGCATGTTAAGTAACACAAGTGTTCCTCTCTTCCTTCCAATTTATATCAGAATCAGACTAttccatttctacacaatacaatttttgagaattcaaattcattaaaatattcaaagttCATATTTGGAAGCTGTGATGTTTTGTCCATCAACCTAACTTTTCAACCatcactttaatttttttcttccttaatGACACACATAATAGATGAGTCAAATTAACTGCTTAACCTCCATACTTCATCAAACACCATCATATAAAATGCAACGGAGGGAGAATTACTTACACAGGGATATTGCCTATCAAGTTCTCTAGCATATTACTTACAGGGATACATAAAATCTACACTACCTATACAGACGAAGTGTATAGGCACTGTATACATCGGCCAAGTTTGGTAAATTAGATGGTTGAAGGGTACATTTACATAAatttccctaaaaaaaaaattgaccagCTTTGTTCATCCAACCTTTTAGTTAACTGAAATAATCGCAAATCAAACACATTTTTGGAACCACTGCCACATGGAAAGCAAAGGAGAATTACATAGAACTATGACAAATTGAAGTTAAGGCTATATTTATACATTCGGAGCAAAGACAGAGCATTACAGCACAATTTTGTCAGATTTTGTAGTCTACAAGGACTAGGGTTTTGGTTTGAACAGAGATGCAGATGAAAAAAGTGtcggagaaaaagagaggaaaatcgcAACTTACAGATGGAATTTAATGGAGAACAAGGAGAATGGTGTTCCAGACTGCCTTCAATTTGGAAATTGAAGCGATAACAGGGTCCGAATTTTGGAGGCCTTTCGTGTAAACAAATGGAGTGTAATTTTGAAAGGGAAAAGGTCCaaatttacttcttttttttccacaagTCCAAATTTGCTTTGACTATATTGCCTAGCGCAAATTTATTCTCAgttaaaaaagtacttttaaaaaaagaaaaaaattggagttgGGGGTTACAATGTGGTGAATCGAATCCTGACCAATAAgatgaaagttcaggtagtTAATCAATTGAGTTAAAaaagtacttcatttttatccTTGCCCTTATTAAAATTGCTCAAATTTTTTCTTCTGGACTAACAATAGTAGCATAAAGGCTAAAAGCTTGTTTGAATGAGCTTATAACCCGTTATTAAAATTGCTCAAGTTTGTTCTTCTGGAATAACAATAGCAACATAAAGGCTAAAAGCTTGTTTGAATGGGCTTATAACCCGTTATTAAAATTGCTCAAGTTTGTTCTTCTGGAATAACAACAGCAACATAAAGGCTAAAAGCTTGTTTGAATGAGCTTATAATTTATGGCTTATAAGCCGAAAGTCACAAGTTAGAAATtttaacttattatttttagcTTACTTTgttattttgacttaaaaacgagtgcttaatttttattttaatctttACCAAAACACTGCAAAAATGCTTAAAAGCccctaaaataagccataatccaaacaggctctaaactTTAACCATTTATAAGCTCAAATAAGAAGGGCAAGATTGTGTCATTTGATAACAACGAGGTAAAAACAAGACACTTTTTAACATAGAGTAAATTTACTCTACTTAGTATAGTCCATGGGTTTATTTGGACCTTTGCCCTTCCTGAATGTTATTTATAAGTCATGATTCTGTAATGCGTTTTATAATTGTGTTTTTGCAATGCGATTTGTACTACTAAGATTTGAACCCTCGTGTTAAGGATTGCATTTATTTCATTGATTACTAGATCACGCCCTTGGATGTTttatataccaaatatattcattttattttatcaatATTTTTGGATTATGCTCTTATTGTTAGTAAAACATCACTTATTTATCTTTGATTCTAACGAAGCTCAAGTGTGAATTGGATGGATTttacgtatcaaaatatttgatttGTAAATTTTTTACCTTCCATTAAGCTATGTATTTGAGTTCTGTTAGGATTTGGTTCTATGAATAACCAAAATTCAAGAGATggtaaaattcaaatattttcagTGTTAGTAAAAGGTAGCAGGTACCTAGCAAAATTAGTTAGGTACCTAGAAATTGATGAACACCACAGTATATGCAAGGAACTTGAAGGATAAACTTCTCAAGTAATAACATTTTACAAATGCTTAGTGATCTACTTAAAATAGCATGGAAAGGATTAATGTATCATAATTCAAGGAAACCAATATCCATTTTCATTATATGGTTACTAGTAGGCACAAGTGAAAAAGAAGACTTGTTGCCAACGTAAGAGAATGCATTTaaggaaatgaaatattttGCACTAAAAATATTTGAGCCATATGATTTACAAGAGATTTTAAATTTGATTTAGttcaatttcaataatataaacaaaattctttatttatttatcagaaaaaaggaaaagaagtggCTGGATTATGGAGTTGGGTCTCAAGTGTTCTACAGGTACTAGATAAAAAGCATTGGTGGATCAAACATAACTGTACTTTGAAGTTTCCCTATCACCCTCTCAACGACTCTTGGCATCTTATGCACTGTCTTCATCTTCAAATTCTCATAATTATTCTATTctaatccctttcctttttttccacATAAATTCTCTCTCTTCAGTTTCACAGTCCCAAATCCAAATTGACATGCCCCGTTTTGTATTCTCGTAATTGCTCTATATAAGTTTCGGATTTCATTAAATAGGGTCAAGCTTTAGGTTTTATTTATCCCTGTCTATTGTGTTTGTTTTATTGGTGCTACTGGAAATGGCTCCATGGGGCGGGCTATCTTGCTGTTTAAGTGCAGCCGCACTTTATCTTCTCGGAAGGAGCAGTGGAAGGTTTTTTATACCTCTGTTTTAATTGTCTTTTTCGTTATTTTACTGTTTTGTGGTTCTCGAATTTCATTGCTTGTGAATTTGTATGTGTCCTAATGCAGAGATGCTGAAGTGCTTAAATCCGTTACAAGGGTTAATCAATTGAAGGATCTTGGTAAgtaactttgtttttttttaagatatgAATGGCTTAGTTGTTCTTTTAGTAGACATCGAAATTGCATTCAAAGGTTGCATTTCATAgtttataagaaaactcaaccACTTTATATAAAAAGAACTAACTTTGTATCCATTGGGAGAACAGAAAGACGGGTTTAGGACTAAACCTGTTACACTTTCGTGCTAGTATGTTCTTACCATAACAAGTGTTATATATTGTGTTCCTTGTATCTTTGGTGTAAAAATGGTGTCGTTTGTGgatagaagttttggatgattAATATAGTATGTGTTATTGTAATTCAGTCACAATCATTATGAATTTTAGATTTTAGAACTTACTATTGGATAGTTATATATCTTGTTGTTGccttttgtttgtgaattcTCTCAACCTTGAATGATCTTTGTACTCCTATTTTAGCACAACTACTAGATACTGCATCCAAGGTGTTGCCTCTGGTGGTTACTATATCTGGAAGGGTTGGTTCAGATACACCAATTAACTGTGAGTACAGTGGTCTACGAGGCGTGATAGTGGAAGAAACTGTATGTTATCTCGGTCTTTAAATAATAGCATAAGATATCTGTATTCCTTTCAGTGATGTTCTATTAAATGTTCTTTGATACTATTACAGGCCGAACAACATTTTCTGAAACACAATGATGCAGGCTCTTGGATACAGGATTCTGCTTTGATGCTCTCGATGTGTAAAGAAGTTCCGTGGTACCTGGTTGGAATGACTTCCTCTTGTATTTCTATCTTAATAATGCTGAAGGCTGTATAAATGAATTCTTAAGAATTTTGCAGTACTTTGATCTatgaatttttaatattttgactTGTGTACTAGGACGATGGAACAGGTCGCACTTTTGTAGTTGGTGGTCGTGGTGCCACGGGTTTGGTACTGACAGTTGGAAGTGAAGTCTTTGAGGAAGCGGGGCGATCATTTGTGCGAGGGACATTGGATTATCTCCAAGGTCTTAAGGTCTGTTTTGACATATAACTGTTGTTCAGCGTGTAAGCCATGTTCATGCTTGGGTGTGGTTTCACTGTATAGTTCACTTTAAGTGAATAAAGAGGAGGAGAACTAAAGGAAATGGAGAGGAccttaaagaaaaggaaaggagtATGCCTCTCCACATTTTTCTCCTCCAAAATCTAGGGGTTAAGAGATGAATCTTCTTTGCCAATTGTAAAACAAAAGGGGTGTAATAAATAGTTCCCATGGAGATGGCGAGCAGTCTggtcttctttccttttcctcccCTATTTTTCACAACCAGTCATAGTGCAGGTTGTAATTGTATTTAGATAAAACTCTGCGTCTTCTGATCAACCTAGAATACTCCCTATATTGGCCTCATAGCACCTTATTCTTCCTTGATTGTAGCTCCCAGGAGTTGGGTCAGATGAATAGCAGAACTTCTTAAAATGGTACCGCTGGCAGAGATGCAATATTCTCCCAGCTTAATATTTGATCTCTAAATTTTTTGTTGATGGTAACTTTGACTGTGGCCTATTATTTTCATAAGGAGGAGGCCGAAGCCATTTTAACTAGCTTCGTAAGCATAGAAGGTAGTGCATTGCAGGAACCCACTCTCCCCAGTCACTTGCATATCTGTTTATGTGTGACCGTGTTCTTTTGTATTTTGTTGAAGTTAATTAACTGATGATTACTTTTGAAGATGCTTGGAGTGAAGAGGATTGAACGTGTGCTGCCAGTTGGTACTCCTTTGACTGTTGTTGGCGAGGTATGATATACCTTTTGAGCAGAAATAGCTACAACACTTCCGTAGAAGGGAGTAAGACAAATTAACAGAATTCAGATGATGCTAATAGCAACTCTCTGTCTGCTTATTGATTACTCACTCACTATGTATTCCTAACAGTGATGTTATCAAAAACTGTTTTCCTCACACTATCTGTAAATAAAATTGATGACAGCTACAGTGAAACAAAACACCTTCTATATACTTATTAGTTCTTGCCACTTCTATATAGTTCTCTATTTTCTGTAAGGTAACTCTTAGTAATAGTTTCTAGAGATTTTTGTTGCATCACCTAATTGTGGTTCTTGGAAGGGAAAAGaggtaaaaatttaaaaataaaaaaataaaaaataaaaaaggaataaGAGGAGACTTCTAGAAAGGATTTGAATTCTAGAACAAACTCAAAATGATCCAAGAGTTACAGAAATTCAACTAAATGGTAAAATAGTGAACTTTTTTTAATCACATAAAATACATATCAAGACCTATTAGCATCCTCGAAATATATAAAATGACCCAGTTCTTTTGTTGCAGTTGAGTGGAAGCAAGCATCCAAAGTTTGCACTTGCTTGTAATTTGTCTTTCCTTGTGTTTTTCATGGTCATCATGACCTGATTGGTAGGAAATAGTTTAAACTGATTGGTAGGAAATAGTTTAAAgtgaaattaataaataaaatagtaaatatcGAATAGAAATAGATATCAAGGAAATAACAGGATGAAAATGCATCCAATATTACAAGATTACTCTAGCTATACTTAAGTATTCATTGCTCACTTCTACTACATTACTCTGCTTGAACACTGGTCGACCCTTCTTTGTGTGTATCATGGGGTCTGGGTGCATATAAGATCTGTTTGTATAGTGTAATAAGTTCCtattcctttgtgattgtatCAGGCTGTTAAGGATGACATTGGGACAGTTCGGGTCCAGCGACCACACAAAGGCCCGTTTTATATCTCTCATAAAACTATTGACCAGCTCATTGCAAATCTTGGGAGATGGGCAAGGTTGATATGCTTTACTTTCTAACTGTAACCACCCGTATACTTCCCCTAGTAATTTTACATACTTCTTCACATGCCCGCATCAACTGTTATGTTCAAAGTCATTGACAATTGTACATTCTACTTCAATTAGGTTGATAATGTATTTCGTAGTATCTGTATGAAGTACCCTTACCACTATCACATTTGATTCAACAAAgatttgtctacaaaaatggaagttcgtgaaataacttgctTCAACATATCAATTCCCCCATGAGTATGTCAAGGCGCCCCCAGGAATTGTTGGCGGTAGCCTCGTACATAGCATTGATAAGTTCTTTTCCTTTCAGGTGGTACAAGTATGCTTCAATGGGCTTTACTGCCGTCGGTGTATATCTACTTATGAAGCATGTTTTTCATTTTGTGATGGAAAGGAAGCGTCACTGGGAATTGCGCAGGAGGTATGTTTAACCCAAGACTCCTAAaactgccctttttttttttttttttttttttttttgctcttcttttccatttttcccTTACTAATCCTTCCTTCTGAGTTATGGGCACTTCGCAAATGAATTTTATGGGGAAATATTCATGAAGTGTTTGTTCATCAATTGCATTAGAGTTTAGTGACAAGACATGAGAAATTACCTATGGTGAGTTGGTGACAAAATACATGGAGCTTTTGATGCATATAAACAATGGCATATTCCATTTCCACTCACAAAATGCACCTGTGTGCAGAAACGAGACATGGTTTTGGAGATACCAACGATAGGGACAGAAAAACCTTTAGGCTTTACTTGTTATCAGGCCCTTACACATAAATGCCCTATGTTGTTATGGGCTTGGACCACATGTTATATTGAATTTTACTAAAAAGATGAGAAAGACATGTTATACTgagttctaataaaaatgaggAAGATCCTTATATGCATGTTCTTTTCCACATGGGAGAGATGGACTTTTTTCCGGGGGCAGTACACATAAATACACTATTTTGTTATGGGCTTGGACCACATCTTATATTGAATTCTACTAAAAAAGTTGAGAAAGACATGTTATACTGAATTCTAATAAAATGAGGAAGAAGATCCTTATATGCATGTTCTTTTCCACATGGGAGAGATGGATGTTTTCTGGGGCCAGCAATCACGGCGAGGTTTGTGCCCAAGAAATATCTATACATGTGTATATTGCTCGGATGTTGTCAGTCCATTGAGTTCTCATCCATCCTGAGAATGAAGTAACTTACTAAGAATACAGAATTTGATTAGTGCCACAAACACCAAACTGCACCACCCAATTCATAGATAAGCAAATTTGTAGCAGGCTAAGATGAACATTAGTCCCTTAAAATATTTGTGACCTAGTATTTTTCAGATGAAGGCATTTTTCTTGGTTTTTACCTCCTTCCAACTTCGCGAATAGCTTGGAATTTAGCATCCATGCCACTTAAATGAGTATTTTGGTGGAAAGAAATAGGAGAGTTGTGAAGGGGTGGAATACGACTTTTGGTGCCCCCATGGGGTCCCCGTTAGTATAGATGATTTGTTATCTTTTGTAGAGAAGCATGGAATTCTCTAATTTTTGGTACACTTATTCTATACAGGGTTTTTCCTGATAACATCAGTAAACTATTGCTTTATTAAAACAGCTTTGTGTTAGAGGTTCTTCAGTTAATGGAGCTTATTAAACCAATCAAAATATCTAGGtgcatttttccctttttctatacatatatgaCAATGGTACTAACAATGATGGCAACATCAAGAAGGTGCAAGagcaaaattacaaaaataacaaGTTTTGCATTCACATCTATTTCAAGGAAAGTTCAAATTCTCAAAATAGTTGAACTTCATCTCTACTTTACCtacaaatttaatattttcccaCCTTATTACCTGTACCGCCACTCAACTAGGAAAGATAAAGTGGAGTATATCATACTTTTGTGCATTTTTTGATGTTAGTAGACTGATTATATGACTTACATATGTATTACTTTTCATTGGTAAATCCTTGATTCTAGGAGTGAGCTGAACTCCATTTTGGCTtataggttttttatttttaatgaggTTCAGATTGATTAAGTTGGTTAGTCCGATATCAGCTTAAAATAGTCCTGAGTAACGAAACtttgcttcttttcttttccccttaaTATTTCCAATCCTGCAAGGTTGGCTCATCTGCTTTAGGAAGTGAGCTTGCCAAAAGTTCTGGTGTTATCTTTTTTGGTGATCTAGATATCGTAATGCTTATGGCTTTGAACTTCTTGAGATATATTTGTGCAGCAATTCATTTTCTTCCGTTGATGTTGGTGCAATTCTGTACATTTCAAGTGACAGTTTTGTCTTTTCTGTTTTTCCTGTGTTTTGCCTTCTTTTGGGTGATAATCC
This window harbors:
- the LOC132053094 gene encoding E3 ubiquitin-protein ligase SP1 → MAPWGGLSCCLSAAALYLLGRSSGRDAEVLKSVTRVNQLKDLAQLLDTASKVLPLVVTISGRVGSDTPINCEYSGLRGVIVEETAEQHFLKHNDAGSWIQDSALMLSMCKEVPWYLDDGTGRTFVVGGRGATGLVLTVGSEVFEEAGRSFVRGTLDYLQGLKMLGVKRIERVLPVGTPLTVVGEAVKDDIGTVRVQRPHKGPFYISHKTIDQLIANLGRWARWYKYASMGFTAVGVYLLMKHVFHFVMERKRHWELRRRVLDAAAKRAGHEDEGSNATAENGVDNKKDQLMPDLCVICLEQEYNSVFVPCGHMCCCMTCSSHLGNCPLCRRRIEQVVKTFRH
- the LOC132053093 gene encoding sm-like protein LSM2, which translates into the protein MLFFSYFKDMVGREVTVELKNDLAIRGTLHSVDQYLNIKLENTRVVDEDKYPHMRSVRNCFIRGSVVRYVQLPPDGVDIELLHDATRREARGG